The Salvia miltiorrhiza cultivar Shanhuang (shh) chromosome 1, IMPLAD_Smil_shh, whole genome shotgun sequence genome has a window encoding:
- the LOC130989159 gene encoding probable sucrose-phosphate synthase 1 isoform X1 — protein sequence MAGNDWINSYLEAILDVGPGLDEKKSSLLLRERGRFSPTRYFVEEVITGFDETDLHRSWLRAQATRSPQERNTRLENMCWRIWNLARQKKQLESEEAQRVSKRRLERERGRREAVADMSEDLSEGEKGDSVGDLSSHGESTRGRLPRISSVDTLEAWTSQQKGKKLYIILISLHGLIRGENMELGRDSDTGGQVKYVVELARALGSMPGVYRVDLLTRQVSSPEVDWSYGEPAEMLPPLNSEGMMDEIGESSGAYIVRIPFGPKDKYVAKELLWPHIPEFVDGALSHIMQMSKVLGEQIGDGHPVWPVAIHGHYADAGDSAALLSGALNVPMLFTGHSLGRDKLEQLLRQSRLSRDEINSTYKIMRRIEAEELSLDASEIIITSTRQEIEQQWRLYDGFDPILERKLRARIKRNVSCYGRFMPRTAVIPPGMEFHHIEPHDGDLDTETEANEDGKSPDPPIWTEIMRFFSNPRKPMILALARPDPKKNLTTLVKAFGECRPLRELANLTLVMGNRENIDEMSGTNASVLLSILKLVDKYDLYGQVAYPKHHKQNDVPDIYRLAAKTKGVFINPAFIEPFGLTLIEAAAYGLPMVATQNGGPVDIQGVLDNGLLVDPHDQQSIADALLKLVADKHLWAKCRANGLKNIHLFSWPEHCKTYLSKIATCKPRQPRWLRNDDDDENSESDSPSDSLRDIHDLSLNLKFSFEGDKNESRDNVDGSLDSEDRKIKLENAVMSWSKGMAKNSQKPGSAEKVDHNSNTGKFPALRRRKHIYVIAVDTDASAGLSETVRNIFEAVKKERTEGSVGFILATSFNIIEIRSFLISEGLNTTDFDAFICNSGGDLYYSSAHSEDNSFVVDLYYHSHIEYRWGSEGLRKTLVRWASSLTDKKGEKEELVVEDEETSADYCYSFKIQKPGVVPAAKELRKLMRIQALRCHVIYCQNGSRINVIPVLASRSQALRYLYLRWGMDLSKVVVFVGESGDTDYEEMLGGVHKSVVLSGVCSNASSQLHANRAYPLTDVIAYDSPNITKTPGGCSVSDLRASLEELNVLSG from the exons ATGGCGGGAAATGATTGGATTAACAGTTACCTAGAGGCGATTCTCGACGTTGGTCCCGGGCTCGACGAAAAGAAGTCATCTCTGCTGCTGAGGGAAAGGGGGAGGTTCAGCCCGACCCGCTACTTCGTCGAGGAGGTCATTACGGGATTCGATGAGACCGATCTCCACCGCTCCTGGCTCCGA GCGCAAGCGACCAGGAGTCCGCAGGAGAGGAACACGAGGCTGGAGAACATGTGCTGGCGGATTTGGAACTTGGCTCGCCAGAAAAAGCAG CTTGAGAGCGAGGAAGCCCAAAGAGTGTCTAAACGACGTCTTGAGCGTGAAAGAGGTCGCAGAGAAGCAGTTGCAGATATGTCTGAAGACCTATCAGAGGGGGAAAAAGGAGATTCAGTTGGGGATCTTTCATCTCATGGTGAAAGCACAAGAGGTCGATTGCCTAGAATTAGCTCTGTTGATACTTTGGAGGCCTGGACTAGTCAACAGAAGGGGAAAAAGTTGTACATTATATTAATTAG CCTCCACGGCTTGATACGAGGGGAAAATATGGAGCTTGGCCGTGACTCTGATACTGGTGGTCAG GTGAAGTATGTTGTTGAACTGGCAAGGGCTTTGGGTTCTATGCCTGGTGTGTATCGTGTTGATTTGCTTACTAGACAAGTTTCATCACCAGAAGTCGACTGGAGCTACGGTGAACCCGCCGAGATGCTACCTCCACTAAACTCAGAGGGCATGATGGATGAAATTGGAGAAAGTAGTGGTGCTTACATAGTTCGTATTCCCTTTGGTCCAAAAGACAAATATGTCGCAAAAGAACTTCTATGGCCTCACATTCCCGAATTTGTTGACGGTGCTCTTAGCCATATCATGCAGATGTCAAAGGTTCTTGGTGAGCAAATTGGTGATGGACATCCAGTCTGGCCTGTTGCAATCCACGGCCACTATGCAGATGCAGGTGACTCTGCAGCCCTATTATCTGGTGCATTGAATGTTCCCATGCTTTTCACCGGCCATTCACTGGGCCGTGATAAGCTGGAACAACTTTTGAGACAAAGCAGATTGTCAAGGGATGAGATCAACTCTACCTACAAAATAATGCGTAGGATAGAGGCAGAAGAATTATCTCTAGATGCCTCGGAAATAATCATAACTAGCACAAGACAGGAGATAGAGCAGCAGTGGCGTTTATACGATGGTTTTGATCCAATTCTAGAACGTAAACTACGTGCTAGAATTAAACGTAACGTGAGCTGTTATGGAAGGTTCATGCCTCGCACAGCT GTAATTCCACCTGGGATGGAATTTCATCACATTGAACCACATGATGGAGATTTGGACACTGAAACTGAAGCAAACGAAGATGGAAAATCTCCGGATCCACCTATTTGGACTGAG ATAATGCGCTTTTTTTCAAATCCAAGGAAGCCTATGATTCTTGCACTTGCAAGGCCCGATCCAAAGAAAAATCTCACGACCTTAGTCAAAGCATTTGGGGAATGTCGACCACTAAGGGAGCTTGCTAATCTT ACTTTGGTAATGGGTAACCGGGAGAATATTGATGAAATGTCGGGAACAAATGCTTCAGTTCTTCTATCAATCCTTAAGTTGGTTGATAAATATGATCTTTATGGTCAAGTGGCATATCCAAAGCACCATAAGCAGAATGATGTTCCTGATATATACCGTCTAGCAGCAAAGACCAAG GGTGTATTCATTAATCCAGCTTTCATCGAGCCTTTTGGGCTTACTCTGATTGAG GCTGCAGCATATGGCTTACCAATGGTTGCAACCCAAAATGGTGGTCCTGTTGATATACAGGGG GTTTTAGACAATGGCCTCCTTGTTGATCCCCATGATCAGCAGTCAATTGCTGATGCTCTTTTGAAGCTGGTTGCAGATAAGCATCTTTGGGCGAAATGTAGAGCAAATGGATTGAAAAATATTCACCTTTTTTCATGGCCAGAACATTGCAAGACATATCTCTCCAAAATAGCAACTTGCAAACCGAGACAACCTCGTTGGTTGagaaatgatgatgatgatgaaaacTCGGAATCAGATTCACCTAGTGACTCCTTGAGGGACATACACGATTTATCCTTGAACCTGAAGTTCTCCTTTGAAGGAGATAAGAATGAGAGCCGGGACAATGTTGATGGTTCCTTAGACTCTGAAGATCGAAAAATTAAGCTAGAAAATGCTGTGATGTCATGGTCTAAGGGAATGGCAAAGAATTCACAAAAACCTGGGTCGGCCGAAAAAGTAGACCATAACTCTAATACTGGAAAGTTCCCTGCACTGAGGAGGAGGAAGCACATTTATGTAATTGCTGTGGATACTGATGCAAGTGCTGGTCTTTCTGAAACTGTTAGAAATATTTTTGAGGCTGTTAAGAAGGAGAGGACGGAAGGCTCAGTTGGATTTATCTTAGCAACATCATTTAACATTATTGAAATACGTTCCTTTCTGATTTCAGAAGGATTAAACACCACTGATTTCGATGCATTTATTTGCAATAGTGGTGGTGATCTTTATTACTCATCTGCTCATTCAGAAGATAACTCATTCGTGGTGGACTTGTATTATCATTCACATATTGAATACCGTTGGGGAAGCGAAGGATTGAGGAAGACCTTAGTGCGGTGGGCATCTTCTCTAACAGATAAGAAGGGAGAAAAGGAAGAACTTGTTGTTGAAGATGAAGAGACTTCTGCAGATTACTgctattcttttaaaattcagAAGCCTGGAGTG GTTCCCGCTGCGAAGGAACTCAGAAAGTTGATGAGAATTCAGGCACTACGTTGCCATGTTATATATTGTCAAAATGGAAGTAGGATCAATGTAATTCCAGTTTTGGCTTCTCGTTCCCAAGCACTCAG GTATCTGTATCTCCGCTGGGGTATGGACTTGTCAAAAGTGGTGGTTTTTGTTGGGGAGAGTGGAGACACTGACTACGAAGAAATGCTTGGTGGTGTTCACAAATCTGTAGTTCTGAGCGGAGTTTGTAGCAACGCAAGCAGCCAACTCCATGCGAACAGAGCCTACCCACTCACAGACGTCATAGCTTACGACAGCCCTAATATCACCAAAACCCCCGGAGGATGCAGTGTCTCCGATCTCCGAGCATCACTGGAGGAGCTGAATGTCCTCAGTGGCTAA
- the LOC130989159 gene encoding probable sucrose-phosphate synthase 1 isoform X2, which translates to MELGRDSDTGGQVKYVVELARALGSMPGVYRVDLLTRQVSSPEVDWSYGEPAEMLPPLNSEGMMDEIGESSGAYIVRIPFGPKDKYVAKELLWPHIPEFVDGALSHIMQMSKVLGEQIGDGHPVWPVAIHGHYADAGDSAALLSGALNVPMLFTGHSLGRDKLEQLLRQSRLSRDEINSTYKIMRRIEAEELSLDASEIIITSTRQEIEQQWRLYDGFDPILERKLRARIKRNVSCYGRFMPRTAVIPPGMEFHHIEPHDGDLDTETEANEDGKSPDPPIWTEIMRFFSNPRKPMILALARPDPKKNLTTLVKAFGECRPLRELANLTLVMGNRENIDEMSGTNASVLLSILKLVDKYDLYGQVAYPKHHKQNDVPDIYRLAAKTKGVFINPAFIEPFGLTLIEAAAYGLPMVATQNGGPVDIQGVLDNGLLVDPHDQQSIADALLKLVADKHLWAKCRANGLKNIHLFSWPEHCKTYLSKIATCKPRQPRWLRNDDDDENSESDSPSDSLRDIHDLSLNLKFSFEGDKNESRDNVDGSLDSEDRKIKLENAVMSWSKGMAKNSQKPGSAEKVDHNSNTGKFPALRRRKHIYVIAVDTDASAGLSETVRNIFEAVKKERTEGSVGFILATSFNIIEIRSFLISEGLNTTDFDAFICNSGGDLYYSSAHSEDNSFVVDLYYHSHIEYRWGSEGLRKTLVRWASSLTDKKGEKEELVVEDEETSADYCYSFKIQKPGVVPAAKELRKLMRIQALRCHVIYCQNGSRINVIPVLASRSQALRYLYLRWGMDLSKVVVFVGESGDTDYEEMLGGVHKSVVLSGVCSNASSQLHANRAYPLTDVIAYDSPNITKTPGGCSVSDLRASLEELNVLSG; encoded by the exons ATGGAGCTTGGCCGTGACTCTGATACTGGTGGTCAG GTGAAGTATGTTGTTGAACTGGCAAGGGCTTTGGGTTCTATGCCTGGTGTGTATCGTGTTGATTTGCTTACTAGACAAGTTTCATCACCAGAAGTCGACTGGAGCTACGGTGAACCCGCCGAGATGCTACCTCCACTAAACTCAGAGGGCATGATGGATGAAATTGGAGAAAGTAGTGGTGCTTACATAGTTCGTATTCCCTTTGGTCCAAAAGACAAATATGTCGCAAAAGAACTTCTATGGCCTCACATTCCCGAATTTGTTGACGGTGCTCTTAGCCATATCATGCAGATGTCAAAGGTTCTTGGTGAGCAAATTGGTGATGGACATCCAGTCTGGCCTGTTGCAATCCACGGCCACTATGCAGATGCAGGTGACTCTGCAGCCCTATTATCTGGTGCATTGAATGTTCCCATGCTTTTCACCGGCCATTCACTGGGCCGTGATAAGCTGGAACAACTTTTGAGACAAAGCAGATTGTCAAGGGATGAGATCAACTCTACCTACAAAATAATGCGTAGGATAGAGGCAGAAGAATTATCTCTAGATGCCTCGGAAATAATCATAACTAGCACAAGACAGGAGATAGAGCAGCAGTGGCGTTTATACGATGGTTTTGATCCAATTCTAGAACGTAAACTACGTGCTAGAATTAAACGTAACGTGAGCTGTTATGGAAGGTTCATGCCTCGCACAGCT GTAATTCCACCTGGGATGGAATTTCATCACATTGAACCACATGATGGAGATTTGGACACTGAAACTGAAGCAAACGAAGATGGAAAATCTCCGGATCCACCTATTTGGACTGAG ATAATGCGCTTTTTTTCAAATCCAAGGAAGCCTATGATTCTTGCACTTGCAAGGCCCGATCCAAAGAAAAATCTCACGACCTTAGTCAAAGCATTTGGGGAATGTCGACCACTAAGGGAGCTTGCTAATCTT ACTTTGGTAATGGGTAACCGGGAGAATATTGATGAAATGTCGGGAACAAATGCTTCAGTTCTTCTATCAATCCTTAAGTTGGTTGATAAATATGATCTTTATGGTCAAGTGGCATATCCAAAGCACCATAAGCAGAATGATGTTCCTGATATATACCGTCTAGCAGCAAAGACCAAG GGTGTATTCATTAATCCAGCTTTCATCGAGCCTTTTGGGCTTACTCTGATTGAG GCTGCAGCATATGGCTTACCAATGGTTGCAACCCAAAATGGTGGTCCTGTTGATATACAGGGG GTTTTAGACAATGGCCTCCTTGTTGATCCCCATGATCAGCAGTCAATTGCTGATGCTCTTTTGAAGCTGGTTGCAGATAAGCATCTTTGGGCGAAATGTAGAGCAAATGGATTGAAAAATATTCACCTTTTTTCATGGCCAGAACATTGCAAGACATATCTCTCCAAAATAGCAACTTGCAAACCGAGACAACCTCGTTGGTTGagaaatgatgatgatgatgaaaacTCGGAATCAGATTCACCTAGTGACTCCTTGAGGGACATACACGATTTATCCTTGAACCTGAAGTTCTCCTTTGAAGGAGATAAGAATGAGAGCCGGGACAATGTTGATGGTTCCTTAGACTCTGAAGATCGAAAAATTAAGCTAGAAAATGCTGTGATGTCATGGTCTAAGGGAATGGCAAAGAATTCACAAAAACCTGGGTCGGCCGAAAAAGTAGACCATAACTCTAATACTGGAAAGTTCCCTGCACTGAGGAGGAGGAAGCACATTTATGTAATTGCTGTGGATACTGATGCAAGTGCTGGTCTTTCTGAAACTGTTAGAAATATTTTTGAGGCTGTTAAGAAGGAGAGGACGGAAGGCTCAGTTGGATTTATCTTAGCAACATCATTTAACATTATTGAAATACGTTCCTTTCTGATTTCAGAAGGATTAAACACCACTGATTTCGATGCATTTATTTGCAATAGTGGTGGTGATCTTTATTACTCATCTGCTCATTCAGAAGATAACTCATTCGTGGTGGACTTGTATTATCATTCACATATTGAATACCGTTGGGGAAGCGAAGGATTGAGGAAGACCTTAGTGCGGTGGGCATCTTCTCTAACAGATAAGAAGGGAGAAAAGGAAGAACTTGTTGTTGAAGATGAAGAGACTTCTGCAGATTACTgctattcttttaaaattcagAAGCCTGGAGTG GTTCCCGCTGCGAAGGAACTCAGAAAGTTGATGAGAATTCAGGCACTACGTTGCCATGTTATATATTGTCAAAATGGAAGTAGGATCAATGTAATTCCAGTTTTGGCTTCTCGTTCCCAAGCACTCAG GTATCTGTATCTCCGCTGGGGTATGGACTTGTCAAAAGTGGTGGTTTTTGTTGGGGAGAGTGGAGACACTGACTACGAAGAAATGCTTGGTGGTGTTCACAAATCTGTAGTTCTGAGCGGAGTTTGTAGCAACGCAAGCAGCCAACTCCATGCGAACAGAGCCTACCCACTCACAGACGTCATAGCTTACGACAGCCCTAATATCACCAAAACCCCCGGAGGATGCAGTGTCTCCGATCTCCGAGCATCACTGGAGGAGCTGAATGTCCTCAGTGGCTAA
- the LOC131009281 gene encoding uncharacterized protein LOC131009281: MVNLRARPKLTNEERNSLAQWLLQHSTQGKLHHGAKKQAAEKFHVALRTVWTVWKSANSQQALGLPIQLNKMKKGLAHKDKWKIDIEKVKKLSVLERSSLRVMAGKLGVSKSLVHKWVKEKQLKPHTNAIKPFLTAENKICRLKWSLNQLSAVNEGGFIKFQSMFNTIHIDEKWFYLTKSKDRYYLLPGENEPYRSCKSKRFIEKIMFICAVARPIIDAQGNIIFDGKLGIFPFITEEAAKRNSKNRIKGTMEVKPIPNITKNVMRDCMITQMVPHFKTKWPEFASKDIFIQQDNAKPHIKPDDPEFVAVARQDGFNFQLVCQPANSPDTNVNDLGFFRAIQTLKDQKPAKNVEELLKNVQDAYEEYPPEKLNHVFLTLQSCYQEIIKDKGGNNYKIPHMNKERLSRLQILPDVLAVEEQLVHDTIQFINMQGTQEQRQHSIDQLELRLQQVVIS, from the exons ATGGTGAATTTAAGAGCTAGGCCTAAGTTAACTAATGAGGAAAGAAATTCCTTGGCTCAATGGCTGCTCCAACACAGCACGCAAGGTAAGCTCCATCATGGTGCAAAGAAGCAGGCTGCCGAGAAGTTCCACGTCGCCTTGAGGACCGTTTGGACGGTCTGGAAATCTGCCAACTCCCAACAAGCCCTTGGGTTACCTATTCAGTTGAATAAGATGAAGAAAGGGTTAGCACACAAAGATAAATGGAAGATAGACATAGAAAAGGTGAAGAAATTGTCCGTGTTAGAGAGATCGTCACTACGAGTCATGGCAGGTAAACTAGGGGTTAGTAAATCACTTGTTCATAAGTGGGTGAAAGAGAAGCAGTTAAAACCACATACCAATGCTATCAAACCTTTCTTAACTGCTGAAAATAAGATATGTAGGCTTAAATGGAGCCTCAATCAACTTAGTGCAGTAAATGAAGGGGGGTTCATTAAATTTCAGTCCATGTTCAATACCATACACATTGATGAGAAGTGGTTTTATTTAACAAAGAGTAAGGACAGATACTACCTGTTACCTGGAGAAAATGAGCCTTACAGGAGTTGCAAATCAAAGAGATTTATCGaaaaaataatgtttatttGTGCTGTGGCAAGGCCAATCATTGATGCACAAGGAAACATTATTTTTGATGGTAAACTAGGGATTTTTCCCTTCATAACAGAAGAGGCAGCAAAGAGGAATTCAAAAAATAGGATCAAAGGCACAATGGAGGTAAAACCCATTCCAAACATCACCAAAAATGTAATGAGGGACTGCATGATCACACAG ATGGTTCCCCATTTTAAGACCAAATGGCCTGAATTTGCAAGCAAGGacatattcatccaacaagacaATGCAAAGCCACACATAAAGCCAGATGACCCGGAGTTTGTAGCAGTTGCAAGACAAGATGGATTTAATTTCCAACTTGTCTGCCAACCTGCTAATTCCCCGGACACCAACGTGAATGACCTCGGTTTTTTTAGGGCAATTCAGACACTGAAAGACCAGAAACCAGCCAAAAATGTGGAAGAACTACTCAAGAATGTGCAAGATGCTTATGAAGAGTACCCTCCAGAGAAGCTTAATCATGTATTCCTCACACTACAAAGTTGCTACCAGGAAATCATCAAAGATAAGGGAGGCAACAACTATAAGATCCCCCACATGAACAAGGAAAGATTGAGCAGGCTGCAGATACTACCAGATGTACTAGCTGTTGAGGAACAACTAGTACATGACACAATTCAGTTCATAAACATGCAGGGAACTCAAGAGCAAAGACAACACAGCATAGATCAGTTAGAGCTCAGACTCCAACAGGTGGTAATCAGTTAG
- the LOC130989152 gene encoding heptahelical transmembrane protein 1-like: MPPNNIMSRSNQGCVLKRKSKGLMDQDKDRITCCLAVKDEKIIKGKSSYPLLSFHELPDYMKDNHYILRYYRSDWPLKLAFLSLFRWHNETLNVWTHLLGLLLFLGLTVANAMHVYEVADFITMFAMQFPSSAEANISNKFSAGTANLIDLKKESSQKMKASTTPSWPFYVFLCGSIFCLLCSSLCHLFCCHSRHLNTQLLHLDYVGITVMIIASYFPPMYYIFQCTPHWQVVYLTGITILGACTIITLLTPALSSGKCRSFRVLLFVSMALFGIIPAIHAAVVYWTDPHRNVILAYEGVMALSYLTGTVFYLSRVPERWRPGWFDLAGQSHQIFHVFVVLGALAHYGAADIFLRYRSKVGCDKLGY, from the exons ATGCCACCAAATAATATCATGAGCAGGAGCAATCAAGGCTGCGTTTTGAAGAGAAAATCTAAAGGGCTTATGGATCAAGACAAGGATAGGATTACGTGCTGTTTAGCAGTGAAAGATGAGAAGATAATTAAAGGGAAATCATCATATCCTCTCTTATCCTTCCATGAATTGCCCGATTATATGAAGGATAATCACTACATACTCAGGTATTACAGGTCTGACTGGCCTCTTAAACTTGCCTTTCTCAGCTTGTTTCGATGGCATAATGAGACGCTTAATGTTTGGAC CCACTTACTTGGGCTGTTGTTGTTTCTGGGATTGACTGTTGCTAATGCGATGCATGTTTATGAGGTAGCAGACTTCATCACAATGTTTGCTAT GCAATTTCCATCAAGTGCAGAAGCTAACATCTCCAACAAATTCTCAGCT GGGACAGCAAATCTAATAGATTTGAAGAAAGAATCAAGTCAAAAAATGAAAGCAAGCACTACTCCAAGTTGGCCCTTCTATGTGTTTCTGTGTGGCTCCATCTTCTGCCTCCTCTGCAGCAGCCTGTGCCACCTCTTCTGCTGCCACTCGCGCCACCTCAACACGCAGCTCCTCCACCTCGACTACGTGGGGATCACCGTCATGATCATCGCCTCCTACTTCCCACCCATGTACTACATCTTCCAGTGCACCCCTCACTGGCAGGTGGTCTACCTCACCGGCATAACAATCCTAGGCGCCTGCACCATCATCACCCTGCTCACGCCCGCCCTCTCCTCCGGCAAGTGCCGCTCCTTCCGCGTCCTCCTTTTCGTCTCCATGGCCCTCTTCGGCATCATCCCTGCAATCCATGCTGCCGTGGTCTACTGGACTGATCCTCACCGCAATGTCATCCTAGCCTACGAGGGCGTCATGGCCCTCTCATACTTGACCGGGACCGTCTTCTACCTCAGCCGGGTCCCTGAGCGCTGGCGGCCCGGCTGGTTCGATCTGGCCGGCCAGAGCCACCAGATCTTCCATGTGTTTGTGGTCTTGGGGGCCTTGGCACATTATGGTGCTGCTGATATTTTCTTGAGGTATAGGAGTAaagtgggctgtgacaaacTTGGTTATTGA